One stretch of Candidatus Bathyarchaeia archaeon DNA includes these proteins:
- a CDS encoding ArsB/NhaD family transporter, translating to MDTLSVAALAVFAGTLFLMIRRPRGLRLGYAAGIGAVVSLLLGTVTMGQAAASFLDIWDAALAFLGIVALSVVLDAMGFFKWAALRVVKLARGSGLKLYFYVTFLTVVVSILFANDSAVLILIPIVLEIINCLNIDAKGRLAYLFSAGLIADTAAMPLITSNPINILSADFFGYTFLDHLKFMAPIAVATITSSILIVYLFFRHSIPKVSNPAAADVLTGGKQVISPVLLRICFGTLAAVDVGYVLTSLGRFPVSLVICSGAVFLGAVYGFMLRYTGSVNGSRKGLLQLVRDINWDILLFMFSIFIVVQGLETAGITNLLAQALQTTSQLPSVLGVFVPSMVVTVGASFLNNWSMTILGMLSIHHLGASGTQLTRLIFSNLIGNNLGPHFFPLGSLAILMWLETMRRKGVNISLKEYLKVGAVLSIVEVGVASVVLWFELSAGFTLTL from the coding sequence TTGGACACCCTGTCGGTTGCTGCGTTAGCTGTTTTTGCTGGGACGTTGTTTTTGATGATTCGACGTCCGCGGGGTTTACGGCTGGGGTACGCGGCAGGCATCGGCGCAGTGGTTTCGCTTCTGCTGGGCACCGTCACAATGGGTCAGGCGGCAGCTTCTTTTCTTGACATCTGGGATGCGGCGCTGGCTTTTTTGGGCATCGTGGCGCTCTCGGTGGTTTTAGATGCCATGGGCTTCTTCAAATGGGCAGCGCTGCGCGTGGTAAAGTTAGCAAGAGGCAGTGGCCTTAAGCTTTACTTCTATGTGACCTTTCTCACCGTCGTCGTCAGCATCCTATTTGCTAACGACAGCGCCGTTCTCATCCTAATTCCCATAGTTCTCGAAATCATCAACTGCCTCAACATCGACGCTAAAGGCAGACTCGCCTACCTCTTTAGTGCAGGCTTAATCGCTGACACCGCCGCCATGCCTCTTATAACCAGTAATCCCATCAACATCCTAAGCGCCGACTTCTTCGGCTACACCTTCCTTGACCACCTCAAATTCATGGCGCCCATCGCCGTCGCAACCATCACAAGTAGCATCCTTATTGTCTACCTGTTTTTCCGACACAGTATCCCTAAAGTTTCCAACCCCGCCGCAGCCGACGTGTTGACGGGTGGGAAACAGGTGATTTCGCCGGTTTTGCTGCGGATTTGTTTTGGCACGTTGGCGGCGGTGGATGTGGGTTACGTGTTGACTTCGCTGGGCAGGTTCCCGGTTTCTTTGGTTATTTGTAGCGGTGCAGTCTTTTTGGGTGCCGTCTATGGGTTTATGCTCAGGTATACTGGCTCCGTGAACGGCAGCAGAAAGGGGCTTTTGCAATTGGTCCGTGACATCAACTGGGACATATTGCTCTTTATGTTTAGCATCTTTATCGTGGTGCAGGGTCTAGAAACCGCTGGCATAACCAACCTTTTAGCCCAAGCACTGCAGACAACGAGCCAGTTGCCGTCAGTGCTGGGCGTCTTCGTACCCAGCATGGTCGTTACTGTGGGAGCCAGTTTCCTAAACAACTGGTCTATGACGATTCTGGGCATGCTCAGCATTCACCATCTCGGCGCATCCGGGACCCAGTTGACAAGGCTGATTTTTAGTAACCTGATAGGGAACAATTTGGGTCCGCATTTTTTCCCGTTGGGGTCGTTGGCGATTTTGATGTGGCTGGAAACCATGCGGCGGAAAGGCGTAAACATTAGCCTCAAAGAGTACCTCAAAGTCGGCGCGGTGTTGTCCATCGTGGAGGTAGGAGTGGCATCTGTGGTTTTGTGGTTTGAGTTGAGTGCGGGTTTCACGTTGACTCTTTGA
- the cysS gene encoding cysteine--tRNA ligase: MTKPSSGIKLYNTLTRQKEPLKPIHEGKVGMYTCGPTVYDYAHIGNFRAFVFEDLLKRWLQHRGFSVTHVMNLTDVDDKTIKGSQKQGKPLRQYTNFYADAFFEDIQTLNIQPATVYPRATDHIPEMVQIIKTLLQKGFAYKGEDGSIYFAISKFPEYGKLSHLHVGELKAGARVNQDEYAKEEAQDFALWKAYTPEDGDVYWETELGKGRPGWHIECSAMSTKYLGETFDIHCGGVDNMFPHHENEIAQTEAATGKPFVHVWMHNEHLLAEGKKMAKRLGNFYTLRDLLAKGLDPLAIRYLLLSTHYRQQFNFTFDGLDAAKGAIERLANLQRRLKDADGTGNPEKLVLLTDRLETCFGQAMDDDLNISVALAALFDFVREINNLLDANQLSKTDAQKISTLIDDYDKVLGVIPKPTQETLPPEAEELIRKREEARKAKDWKTADAARAQLKALGIVVEDTAQGVRWKREKT, encoded by the coding sequence ATGACCAAACCCAGCAGCGGCATCAAACTCTACAACACCCTCACACGCCAAAAAGAGCCTCTCAAACCTATACACGAGGGCAAGGTGGGAATGTACACGTGCGGACCCACCGTCTACGACTACGCCCACATCGGCAACTTCCGCGCCTTCGTCTTCGAAGACCTGCTCAAACGGTGGCTTCAACACCGCGGCTTTTCCGTCACACACGTGATGAACCTCACCGACGTGGATGACAAAACCATCAAAGGCAGTCAAAAACAAGGCAAGCCGCTACGCCAATACACAAACTTCTATGCGGACGCCTTTTTTGAGGACATCCAAACCCTCAACATCCAGCCTGCAACCGTTTACCCACGCGCCACCGACCACATCCCCGAAATGGTGCAAATCATCAAAACCCTCCTCCAGAAAGGCTTTGCCTACAAAGGCGAAGACGGCAGCATCTACTTTGCCATCAGCAAGTTCCCCGAATACGGCAAACTTAGCCACTTGCATGTTGGTGAGCTTAAGGCAGGCGCCAGAGTCAACCAAGACGAGTACGCCAAAGAAGAAGCCCAAGACTTTGCCCTCTGGAAAGCCTACACGCCAGAAGACGGCGATGTTTACTGGGAAACAGAGTTGGGCAAGGGCAGACCCGGCTGGCACATCGAATGCTCTGCCATGAGCACCAAGTATTTGGGCGAAACCTTTGACATCCACTGCGGCGGAGTGGACAACATGTTTCCGCATCACGAAAACGAAATCGCCCAAACCGAAGCAGCAACCGGCAAACCCTTCGTGCATGTGTGGATGCATAACGAGCACCTGCTGGCGGAAGGCAAAAAAATGGCCAAACGCCTAGGCAACTTCTACACGTTGCGGGATCTTTTGGCGAAGGGATTGGACCCGTTGGCAATCCGTTATCTGCTGTTGAGTACGCATTATCGGCAGCAATTCAACTTCACTTTCGACGGGTTGGACGCAGCCAAAGGCGCCATCGAACGCCTCGCAAACCTGCAGCGCCGCCTCAAAGACGCAGACGGCACAGGCAACCCCGAAAAACTTGTCCTGTTAACTGACCGGTTAGAGACATGTTTTGGGCAAGCCATGGACGACGACCTTAACATAAGCGTGGCGTTGGCAGCGCTGTTTGACTTTGTACGCGAAATAAACAACCTGCTGGACGCAAACCAGCTAAGCAAAACTGACGCCCAAAAAATCTCCACACTAATCGACGACTACGATAAGGTTCTGGGCGTAATTCCCAAACCCACACAAGAAACCCTGCCGCCCGAAGCAGAAGAACTCATCCGCAAACGCGAAGAAGCCCGCAAAGCCAAAGACTGGAAAACCGCCGACGCAGCCCGCGCCCAACTCAAAGCCCTGGGCATCGTGGTTGAGGATACGGCGCAGGGTGTAAGATGGAAACGCGAGAAGACCTGA
- the ilvC gene encoding ketol-acid reductoisomerase, whose protein sequence is MVKIDFGGVTEDVITRNEFTVQQAQEILKNEVVVSLGYGIQGRAQSLNMRDNGIKVIVGQRKGSKTYDLAVKDGWVPGETLFTPEEAAKRGTIKMFLLTDAGQKQEWPQVKASLKDGDALYFSHGFSIVFKEQTGIIPPPNVDVILVAPKGSGTSVRRNFVDGSGINSSFAIFQDATGKALERTKALGIAIGSGYLFPTTFEKETYSDLTGERGTLMGALAGIIEAQYATLREHGHSPSEAFNETVEELTQSLIRLVDENGMDWMYNNCSETARIGALRWKERFRSATKPVFDSLYELTAAGEESSIVLERSKEPDFKQKLADELKAMGNSELWRAGATVRSLRPHKQNKE, encoded by the coding sequence ATGGTTAAGATAGACTTTGGTGGCGTCACAGAAGATGTCATCACCCGAAACGAATTCACTGTCCAACAGGCACAGGAAATCCTGAAAAACGAGGTTGTTGTCTCCCTCGGATACGGTATCCAAGGCCGCGCACAATCTCTCAACATGCGAGACAACGGAATCAAAGTTATCGTCGGCCAAAGAAAAGGCTCCAAAACTTATGACCTAGCCGTCAAAGACGGGTGGGTTCCAGGCGAAACCCTATTCACCCCCGAAGAAGCAGCCAAACGCGGCACCATCAAAATGTTCCTGCTCACCGACGCAGGACAAAAACAAGAATGGCCCCAAGTGAAGGCATCTCTTAAAGATGGCGACGCGCTTTACTTCTCTCACGGCTTCTCCATCGTCTTTAAAGAACAAACCGGCATCATCCCGCCACCAAACGTCGACGTTATTCTGGTTGCGCCCAAAGGCTCCGGGACCTCGGTGCGACGCAACTTTGTCGACGGCAGCGGCATAAACAGCAGCTTTGCCATATTCCAAGACGCAACTGGCAAAGCACTGGAACGCACAAAAGCTCTGGGCATCGCCATTGGCAGCGGCTACCTGTTTCCAACAACCTTTGAAAAAGAAACCTACAGTGACCTCACCGGCGAACGCGGCACCCTCATGGGCGCATTGGCCGGCATCATCGAAGCCCAGTATGCCACGCTACGCGAGCACGGTCACAGTCCAAGCGAAGCCTTCAACGAAACCGTTGAAGAACTCACCCAGAGTCTCATCCGTTTGGTCGACGAAAACGGAATGGACTGGATGTATAACAACTGCAGTGAAACCGCCCGCATCGGCGCACTCCGCTGGAAAGAACGCTTTCGTTCAGCAACAAAACCCGTGTTTGACTCCCTCTACGAGTTAACCGCCGCAGGCGAAGAAAGCAGCATCGTGCTGGAACGCAGCAAAGAACCCGACTTCAAACAGAAACTTGCTGACGAACTCAAAGCCATGGGCAACAGCGAACTCTGGCGCGCAGGCGCAACCGTGCGTTCACTACGTCCTCACAAACAGAATAAGGAATAA
- a CDS encoding ATP-binding cassette domain-containing protein, whose amino-acid sequence MADLISVKDLVLVYSDGTKAIDQISFNVQDGEFFGFLGPNGAGKSTTIKILTTLLQKTRGEVKVAGYGINQDAGKIRKIIGVQSQETTVDGDLSGRENLELQGHFFQMNTSELKTRVNELLELVELKRVADKRARNYSGGMKKRLDLATALINKPKLLFLDEPTTGLDPQSRSTIWSYLQRLNKEEDITIFLTTQYLEEADRLCKRLSIIDFGKIVASGSPAQLKSEIGADSIQIALEDCAKDRIRAKELIKSMTGVSEILDSEECLNVYAKHAGILIADIVRALDSSDIRLSYVTFSSPTLDDVFMKHTGRRIRTEELVRAKSATPFRGRR is encoded by the coding sequence ATGGCTGATTTAATTTCTGTCAAAGACCTAGTTCTTGTTTACTCCGACGGAACCAAAGCCATAGACCAAATCTCCTTCAACGTGCAAGACGGCGAATTCTTCGGTTTTCTGGGACCCAACGGCGCTGGCAAAAGCACCACCATCAAAATCCTAACCACGCTTCTTCAAAAAACCCGCGGCGAAGTCAAAGTTGCAGGCTACGGCATCAATCAGGACGCCGGCAAAATCCGCAAAATCATAGGCGTCCAAAGCCAAGAAACAACGGTTGACGGCGACCTTTCAGGCAGAGAAAACCTTGAACTTCAAGGGCATTTTTTCCAAATGAACACCAGCGAACTCAAAACACGCGTCAATGAGCTTTTGGAGTTGGTGGAGTTGAAGCGGGTTGCGGATAAACGTGCTCGTAACTATTCTGGTGGGATGAAAAAACGCCTCGACTTGGCAACTGCCCTTATTAACAAACCTAAGCTTCTGTTTCTGGATGAGCCCACCACGGGGTTAGACCCCCAATCACGTTCAACCATCTGGAGCTACCTGCAAAGGCTCAACAAGGAAGAGGACATAACCATCTTTTTGACCACCCAGTACTTGGAGGAGGCGGACCGCCTCTGCAAACGCCTCAGCATTATCGATTTTGGCAAAATTGTTGCCAGCGGCTCGCCTGCTCAACTTAAAAGCGAAATCGGCGCCGACAGCATTCAAATCGCCTTGGAAGACTGCGCCAAAGACCGCATTAGAGCAAAAGAACTTATCAAAAGCATGACTGGGGTCTCCGAAATCCTCGACTCCGAAGAATGCCTCAATGTGTACGCCAAACACGCAGGCATTCTCATAGCTGACATCGTACGGGCGCTGGATAGCAGCGACATTCGCCTTTCCTATGTCACGTTTTCTTCGCCAACCCTCGATGATGTTTTCATGAAGCATACGGGGCGAAGAATCCGCACTGAAGAGCTTGTTAGAGCAAAAAGCGCCACGCCGTTTAGGGGGAGACGATAA
- a CDS encoding tryptophan-rich sensory protein: MSTQKTSVFLQVGNILAFVATLIVNGLVASTTILGGRTTAEVSDQYFTLITPAGYVFSIWSIIYILLGVYVVYQALPSQKNKRFQTKISGLFILSSLFNIGWIFLWQYDYISVSVVFMMALLASIVTIYLRLGVGKSNAPLKEKAAVHLPFSVYFGWITVAAATNVATALSFAGWVQWTAADAIWAIVAAGAVLAVALTVIVSRRDIAYGLVIVWAFVGIAVNHGEVPSVVYTAWIGAAVVAAAVVAVLILKLKTRTHTAG, from the coding sequence ATGTCAACTCAAAAAACCTCTGTCTTTCTGCAGGTTGGAAACATTCTTGCATTCGTCGCCACCTTAATTGTTAACGGGTTAGTAGCCAGCACCACAATTCTGGGCGGAAGAACCACCGCTGAAGTTAGCGACCAATATTTCACCCTAATCACCCCCGCCGGTTACGTCTTCTCCATCTGGAGCATAATCTACATTCTATTGGGGGTCTACGTAGTTTACCAAGCCCTGCCCAGCCAAAAAAACAAGCGATTCCAGACTAAAATTTCAGGGTTATTCATACTCAGCAGTCTCTTTAACATCGGCTGGATTTTCCTGTGGCAATATGACTACATCTCAGTCTCCGTCGTTTTCATGATGGCTTTGCTGGCAAGCATAGTGACGATTTATCTGCGGTTAGGAGTCGGCAAATCAAACGCCCCGCTCAAAGAAAAAGCCGCAGTGCACCTGCCCTTTAGCGTCTACTTCGGCTGGATAACCGTTGCCGCCGCTACAAACGTTGCCACTGCCCTGTCATTTGCGGGGTGGGTACAGTGGACAGCCGCTGACGCCATATGGGCGATTGTGGCTGCCGGGGCGGTTCTTGCCGTCGCTTTGACCGTGATTGTTTCCCGCAGAGACATCGCCTACGGATTGGTCATCGTTTGGGCTTTTGTGGGCATCGCTGTTAATCATGGCGAAGTCCCAAGCGTAGTGTACACGGCTTGGATAGGAGCAGCCGTTGTGGCAGCGGCGGTAGTGGCGGTTTTGATTTTAAAGCTTAAAACAAGGACCCACACAGCCGGCTAA
- a CDS encoding cupin domain-containing protein encodes MFYIIEGAGTWFIKDMPYEVKSGDALIIPPNTRFYYKGKLKQAM; translated from the coding sequence ATCTTCTACATCATCGAGGGCGCAGGAACATGGTTCATTAAAGACATGCCTTACGAGGTTAAATCGGGCGATGCCTTAATTATTCCACCAAACACCCGATTCTACTATAAAGGCAAGCTTAAGCAGGCTATGTAA
- a CDS encoding DUF2283 domain-containing protein, which translates to MKLPRRVITIDYGEDVGDLYIRFKTAKDTEGETTTDGKVIVHYDKQGKVAAVEILDLSQL; encoded by the coding sequence TTGAAGCTGCCCCGGAGAGTGATAACCATAGATTATGGTGAAGATGTCGGGGACTTGTACATTCGATTCAAAACTGCTAAAGACACTGAGGGCGAAACAACAACAGACGGAAAAGTTATAGTACACTATGACAAGCAGGGCAAGGTTGCAGCCGTAGAAATCCTGGACTTAAGCCAGCTTTAA
- a CDS encoding DMT family transporter has product MVAKRQGVLFTVLASLMFGITPVFMKLVLDYTNLETMNVLFPALASIFFLAYFVASKKMWHLLIIKSNWRPIALLAVFDAAGSLLYAYGILISGPTNAAFIIQFTIVFSILFGVALLAERMSKVEVLGVLVALGGLFFLAWGNAQVELYSTLAVLAAAVLFATVNLFSKFFVENIPPFSLAAGRSFFIFLFLLVYALAFGKLDLTFPPITWGYATLGALTGMVVSFVLFFKALEVWEISKTATIRTMEPFLTAVFSFAILSLMPTVNQLIGGALIVAGVATLSLTREKPRKQPEDGTLK; this is encoded by the coding sequence ATGGTTGCAAAACGCCAAGGTGTCCTGTTCACTGTCCTAGCCAGCCTCATGTTTGGTATCACACCCGTGTTCATGAAGCTGGTTTTGGACTACACGAACTTGGAAACGATGAACGTGCTTTTTCCCGCCCTTGCCAGCATCTTCTTTCTGGCATATTTTGTGGCATCCAAAAAAATGTGGCATCTACTCATCATCAAAAGCAACTGGCGCCCCATCGCCCTGCTCGCAGTTTTCGACGCGGCAGGTTCATTGCTGTACGCTTACGGCATCCTCATCTCGGGACCTACAAACGCCGCCTTTATCATCCAATTCACCATCGTCTTTAGCATACTCTTCGGTGTCGCCCTCTTGGCGGAGCGGATGAGCAAGGTCGAAGTTTTAGGCGTGCTGGTGGCGCTTGGCGGCTTGTTCTTTTTGGCTTGGGGAAACGCCCAGGTCGAACTCTACAGCACCCTTGCGGTTCTGGCGGCAGCCGTGCTCTTCGCAACCGTAAACCTGTTCTCCAAGTTCTTTGTCGAAAACATCCCCCCCTTCAGCCTCGCCGCTGGGCGCTCTTTCTTCATCTTCCTATTTCTACTCGTGTACGCTTTGGCGTTTGGAAAACTCGACTTAACCTTTCCACCCATCACTTGGGGCTACGCAACCTTGGGGGCACTCACAGGCATGGTCGTGAGCTTTGTGTTGTTCTTTAAGGCGCTGGAAGTTTGGGAAATCTCTAAAACTGCAACCATCCGCACCATGGAACCCTTCCTCACCGCAGTTTTCTCCTTTGCCATCTTGTCTTTAATGCCAACCGTGAACCAGCTGATTGGCGGCGCACTCATCGTTGCCGGCGTTGCGACGCTGAGCCTGACTCGCGAAAAACCCCGCAAACAACCCGAGGATGGAACCCTTAAATAA
- a CDS encoding biotin/lipoate A/B protein ligase family protein has product MNTWRILKLETHNAAMNMAIDEAILQTRAADAVPNTLRFYRWNPSTVSIGRFQDPKKELLLDNCKKLGVDVIRRISGGGTVYHDAEGEVTYSVIAKTEDLGTHDVTQVYSRIYAAISEALRMLGIASDYSPGDAKNCPNLTVKGRKISGSAQANRSGVVLQHGTLLLEVDLPRMFTLLRVPWANSCMQVVNVAKGKITSVKEELGHTVTPETAVNAIAHGFAVTLNMQVVENVQSMPDTLTQHERELAEKLYKERYATDEWNLNAKTTMV; this is encoded by the coding sequence ATGAACACTTGGCGTATCCTCAAACTCGAAACCCACAACGCAGCCATGAACATGGCCATCGACGAAGCCATCCTGCAAACCCGCGCAGCTGACGCAGTGCCTAACACGCTGCGGTTTTACCGCTGGAATCCCTCCACCGTCTCCATCGGCAGGTTCCAAGACCCCAAAAAAGAGCTCCTGCTGGATAATTGCAAAAAACTCGGCGTGGACGTAATCCGCAGAATCAGCGGCGGCGGCACCGTTTACCACGACGCGGAAGGCGAAGTCACCTACAGCGTAATTGCAAAAACGGAGGATTTGGGAACCCACGACGTAACCCAAGTCTACAGCCGCATCTACGCAGCGATAAGCGAAGCCCTTCGCATGTTGGGAATCGCGTCTGACTACAGTCCGGGCGACGCCAAAAACTGCCCCAACCTCACCGTTAAAGGCAGAAAAATCAGCGGCAGCGCCCAAGCTAACAGAAGCGGCGTTGTTCTGCAGCATGGCACGTTGCTGTTGGAGGTGGATTTACCGCGGATGTTTACGTTGCTGCGGGTTCCGTGGGCAAACAGCTGCATGCAAGTCGTAAACGTTGCGAAGGGCAAAATCACCAGCGTTAAAGAAGAACTCGGACACACCGTGACGCCCGAAACCGCAGTCAACGCCATAGCACACGGGTTTGCCGTGACGCTGAATATGCAGGTTGTGGAGAACGTGCAGTCCATGCCTGATACGTTGACGCAGCATGAAAGGGAGCTAGCAGAGAAACTGTACAAAGAAAGATATGCAACTGACGAATGGAACCTTAACGCCAAAACAACAATGGTCTAA
- a CDS encoding radical SAM protein yields the protein MAKPSVPKTEGLPQQIRVSVGSAIAIGLLEGKLDAQPTTAYLMTYKQSKCTANCSFCPQAKGSQSKTELLSRVTWPEFSTQTVISHIKNAVQAGKIRRVCLQTLNYPQVFSEICPFIAALKQQVDVPVSVSCQPLNSENLWSLVAAGADRVGIALDAATEKLFYEIKGAAAGGPYKWQDEFLLLRTAIGVFGEGNVSTHLIVGLGETEKEAANLLQTCVDMGVLPAVFAFTPVRGTAMEKKNKPDLQTYRRIQLARYLIVEGLTNYGDMTFSAEGEIEGFGVGKNIVAEVVESGKPFQTSGCPDCNRPFYNEKPSGPIYNYPQNPTSQETAQIKQELHKYIE from the coding sequence TTGGCAAAACCGTCCGTCCCCAAAACAGAGGGATTACCACAACAAATCAGGGTATCCGTCGGCTCAGCCATAGCCATCGGTCTTTTGGAAGGCAAACTGGACGCCCAACCCACAACCGCTTACCTTATGACCTACAAACAAAGCAAATGCACGGCAAACTGCAGCTTCTGCCCCCAAGCCAAAGGCAGCCAAAGCAAAACCGAACTGCTCTCGCGCGTCACATGGCCAGAGTTCTCCACCCAAACAGTCATTTCACACATAAAAAACGCGGTGCAAGCAGGCAAAATCCGCCGCGTCTGCCTCCAAACCCTAAACTACCCTCAAGTTTTTAGTGAAATCTGCCCCTTCATAGCAGCACTAAAACAGCAGGTTGATGTCCCTGTCTCGGTTAGTTGCCAACCGCTTAACAGCGAAAACCTTTGGAGCCTTGTAGCGGCAGGTGCAGACCGAGTGGGAATTGCTTTGGATGCGGCAACAGAGAAGCTGTTTTATGAAATTAAAGGCGCCGCAGCCGGTGGACCCTACAAATGGCAGGACGAGTTTTTGCTGCTGCGAACCGCCATCGGCGTCTTTGGAGAAGGCAACGTCAGCACCCACCTCATCGTGGGCTTAGGAGAAACCGAAAAAGAAGCCGCAAACCTACTGCAAACATGCGTTGACATGGGCGTTTTGCCTGCGGTTTTCGCGTTCACTCCCGTCCGAGGAACCGCCATGGAGAAGAAAAACAAACCTGACCTGCAAACGTACAGACGCATTCAGCTGGCACGTTACCTCATCGTCGAAGGTTTAACGAATTATGGGGATATGACCTTTAGCGCCGAAGGGGAAATTGAAGGCTTTGGTGTGGGAAAGAACATCGTGGCAGAAGTAGTGGAGTCGGGTAAACCGTTTCAAACTTCAGGCTGCCCTGACTGTAATCGTCCCTTCTACAACGAGAAACCCAGCGGACCCATCTACAATTACCCCCAAAACCCCACCTCTCAAGAAACAGCACAAATCAAACAGGAACTCCACAAGTACATTGAATAA
- a CDS encoding ABC transporter permease: protein MTLLSDTRYLFVRFLKKLVRNPILLFFSLFQPIVFLVLFTQLLTRLANVPGVLPPGVSYLQFATAGILLQNAFSSALQSGNSIVADIDSGYLQKMLVTPVQRPAILLGRLLSDAFRVVIQSAIILGLAYLLGAYVVTGVLGVLFIFFTIAFFGLAWSGISLAIGMKTRSSETVFAIGGFITFPLLFLSPALFPLDFLPEWVQFVSQFNPISYAVEACRAFMIVGYDWATILPAWGVIGLVAVVTMSATLFQFRKVVS from the coding sequence ATGACGCTGCTTTCTGATACCCGTTACCTGTTTGTGCGGTTCCTTAAGAAGCTGGTTCGAAACCCCATTCTGCTGTTTTTCTCTTTGTTTCAGCCCATTGTTTTTCTGGTTCTGTTCACCCAGCTGCTAACAAGACTTGCTAATGTTCCGGGGGTTTTACCGCCTGGGGTGAGTTACCTGCAGTTCGCAACGGCGGGCATTCTTTTGCAGAACGCTTTTAGCAGCGCGTTGCAGTCGGGAAACTCGATTGTTGCCGACATTGACTCGGGGTATTTGCAGAAGATGTTGGTGACGCCTGTTCAGCGTCCAGCGATTCTGCTGGGCAGACTGCTTAGTGATGCGTTTAGGGTGGTGATTCAGTCCGCGATAATTTTGGGGCTGGCTTACCTTTTGGGCGCCTACGTGGTAACAGGGGTGCTTGGGGTCCTGTTTATTTTCTTTACTATCGCCTTTTTTGGGTTGGCGTGGTCGGGAATTTCTTTGGCTATTGGCATGAAGACTCGGAGTTCGGAGACGGTTTTTGCGATTGGTGGGTTTATTACTTTTCCGTTGTTGTTTTTGAGTCCGGCGTTGTTTCCGCTTGATTTTTTGCCGGAGTGGGTGCAGTTTGTGTCGCAGTTTAACCCGATTAGTTATGCTGTGGAGGCTTGTCGAGCGTTTATGATTGTGGGGTATGATTGGGCGACGATTCTTCCTGCTTGGGGGGTGATTGGGTTGGTGGCCGTGGTTACGATGAGTGCGACGTTGTTTCAGTTTCGGAAAGTCGTCAGTTGA